The following proteins come from a genomic window of Pyxidicoccus sp. MSG2:
- the xdhB gene encoding xanthine dehydrogenase molybdopterin binding subunit encodes MFEFLLNGTTVRVDGVSPNTTLLDFLRTRGSTGTKQGCAEGDCGACTVAMVDRDAQGNRCLRAFNACITLLPMVAGREVVTVEGVGRREQPHPVQQAMVKHYGSQCGFCTPGFIVSMAEAYSRKDVCTPEAVADQLCGNICRCTGYRPIRDAMMEALATRDAGTAREALPGVALGGPAAPLPALRYEARGQTFLRPTSWEELLALKAAHPEALLVAGATELGVDITKKARRFPFLISTEGVESLRAIRREADGWYVGGASSLVELEDALGSELPEVTKMLNVFASRQIRQRATLAGNLVTASPIGDMAPVLLALDARLVLASVQAERVVPLADFFLAYRKTALRPDEVVRHIVIPHASTPAGGQRLSDSFKVSKRRELDISIVAAGFRVELDADGVVRLARLAYGGVAATPVRARRAEEVLTGQPWTRETVARVLPVLSEEITPISDLRGSAEYRRGLVVGLFQKFFSGERSPSLDAAPRFTLGGPGASADAGRELRHESALGHVTGSAQYVDDLAQRQPMLEVWPVCAPHAHARILRRDPIAARKMPGVVAVLMAEDIPGMNDTGPIRHDEPLLADREVLFHGQVVALVVGESVDACRAAARAVVVEYEPLPAVLTVEDAIVQGSYHTEPHVIRRGDVDAALAGSPHRLTGTLSIGGQEHFYLETHAAFAERGDDGDVTVTSSTQHPSEVQAVISHVLDLPRSRVVVQAPRMGGGFGGKETQGNSPAALVALAAWHTGRPVRWMMDRDVDMTVTGKRHPFHATFEAGFDGQGKLLALRAQLVSNGGWSLDLSESILDRALFHLDNAYYVPALAYSGRVAKTHLVSNTAFRGFGGPQGMLVCEEVLARVARAVGLPPEEVRERNLYAGSGETNTTHYGQELEDERMPRLWRELKESSDFARRRQEVDDFNARSPRIKRGLALTPMKFGISFTATFLNQAGALVHVYRDGSVMVSHGGTEMGQGLHTKVQGVAMRELGLPASAVRMAKTATDKVPNTSATAASSGSDLNGAAVRNACVTLRERLAPVAARLLAEKHGRSVAPEALVFQDGRVGPAGEPEVALPFAAVVEAAYLSRVGLSVTGYYQTPGIGYDKARGRGRPFLYFAYGAAVCEVEVDGYTGMKRVLRVDLLEDVGDSLNPGVDRGQIEGGFVQGLGWLTGEDLKWDANGRLLTHSASTYAVPAFSDAPIDFRVRLMEKARQHNTIHGSKAVGEPPLMLAMSAREALRDAVAAFGQAGGEVELASPATHEALFLAIQKRLAAGAKEDGREAA; translated from the coding sequence ATGTTCGAGTTCCTGCTCAACGGAACGACGGTTCGCGTCGACGGCGTGTCCCCCAACACCACCCTGCTGGACTTCCTGCGCACGCGCGGCTCCACCGGGACGAAGCAGGGCTGCGCCGAGGGAGACTGCGGCGCGTGCACCGTGGCCATGGTGGACCGCGACGCCCAGGGCAACCGCTGCCTGCGCGCCTTCAACGCGTGCATCACCCTGCTCCCCATGGTCGCCGGCCGCGAGGTCGTCACGGTGGAGGGCGTGGGCCGCCGCGAGCAGCCCCACCCCGTGCAGCAGGCCATGGTGAAGCACTACGGCTCGCAGTGCGGCTTCTGCACGCCGGGCTTCATCGTCTCCATGGCGGAGGCGTACTCGCGCAAGGACGTCTGTACCCCCGAGGCCGTGGCGGACCAGCTCTGCGGCAACATCTGCCGCTGCACCGGCTACCGTCCCATCCGCGACGCGATGATGGAGGCGCTCGCCACGCGTGACGCCGGCACCGCGCGCGAAGCGCTCCCGGGGGTGGCCCTCGGCGGCCCCGCCGCGCCGCTGCCCGCGCTGCGCTACGAGGCGCGCGGACAGACGTTCCTCCGCCCCACCTCGTGGGAGGAATTGCTCGCGCTCAAGGCCGCCCACCCCGAGGCGCTCCTCGTGGCCGGTGCCACCGAGCTGGGCGTGGACATCACCAAGAAGGCCCGCCGCTTCCCGTTCCTCATCTCCACCGAGGGCGTGGAGTCGCTGCGCGCCATCCGCCGCGAGGCGGACGGGTGGTACGTGGGCGGCGCGTCGTCCCTCGTGGAGTTGGAGGACGCGCTCGGCAGCGAGCTGCCCGAGGTGACGAAGATGCTGAACGTCTTCGCCTCGCGGCAGATTCGCCAGCGCGCCACGCTGGCCGGCAACCTGGTGACGGCCTCGCCCATTGGCGACATGGCGCCCGTGCTGCTCGCGCTGGACGCGCGGCTCGTCCTCGCCTCCGTGCAGGCTGAGCGCGTCGTGCCGCTGGCCGACTTCTTCCTCGCGTACCGGAAGACGGCACTGCGGCCGGATGAAGTGGTGCGCCACATCGTCATCCCGCATGCGTCCACTCCCGCTGGCGGTCAGCGACTGTCGGACTCCTTCAAGGTGTCCAAGCGCCGCGAGCTGGACATCAGCATCGTCGCCGCGGGCTTCCGCGTGGAACTGGACGCGGACGGCGTGGTGCGGCTCGCGCGGCTGGCCTACGGCGGCGTGGCGGCAACCCCCGTGCGCGCACGCCGCGCGGAGGAAGTGCTCACCGGCCAGCCCTGGACGCGCGAGACGGTGGCGCGGGTGCTGCCCGTGCTGTCGGAGGAAATCACCCCCATCAGTGATTTGCGCGGCAGCGCGGAGTACCGGCGCGGGCTGGTGGTGGGCCTGTTCCAGAAGTTCTTCTCCGGCGAGCGCAGCCCCTCGCTGGACGCCGCCCCTCGCTTCACCCTGGGCGGGCCGGGGGCCAGCGCGGACGCGGGCCGCGAGCTGCGGCACGAGAGCGCGCTGGGCCACGTGACGGGCAGCGCGCAGTACGTGGACGACCTCGCGCAGCGGCAGCCCATGCTGGAGGTCTGGCCGGTGTGCGCGCCGCACGCGCATGCCCGCATCCTCCGCAGGGACCCCATCGCCGCGCGGAAGATGCCGGGCGTGGTGGCGGTGCTGATGGCCGAGGACATCCCCGGCATGAACGACACCGGCCCCATCCGCCACGACGAGCCGCTGCTCGCCGACCGGGAGGTGCTCTTCCACGGGCAGGTGGTGGCCCTGGTGGTGGGCGAGTCCGTCGACGCCTGCCGCGCCGCCGCGCGCGCCGTGGTGGTGGAGTACGAGCCGCTGCCCGCCGTCCTCACCGTGGAGGACGCCATCGTCCAGGGCAGCTACCACACCGAGCCGCACGTCATCCGCCGGGGTGACGTGGACGCCGCGCTGGCCGGCAGCCCCCACCGCCTCACCGGCACGCTGTCCATTGGCGGCCAGGAGCACTTCTACCTGGAGACGCATGCCGCCTTCGCCGAGCGCGGCGACGATGGCGACGTCACGGTGACGTCCTCCACCCAGCACCCCTCGGAGGTGCAGGCCGTCATCTCCCACGTGCTCGATTTGCCGCGCAGCCGCGTGGTGGTGCAGGCCCCGCGCATGGGCGGCGGCTTCGGCGGCAAGGAGACGCAGGGCAACTCCCCCGCGGCCCTGGTGGCCCTGGCCGCGTGGCACACGGGCCGGCCCGTGCGGTGGATGATGGACCGCGACGTGGACATGACCGTCACCGGCAAGCGCCACCCCTTCCACGCCACCTTCGAGGCCGGCTTCGACGGCCAGGGGAAGCTGCTCGCCCTGCGCGCGCAACTGGTGTCCAACGGCGGCTGGTCGCTGGATTTGTCCGAGTCCATCCTCGACCGCGCCCTCTTCCACCTGGACAACGCCTACTACGTGCCGGCCCTGGCGTACTCGGGCCGCGTGGCGAAGACGCACCTGGTGTCCAACACCGCCTTCCGTGGCTTCGGCGGCCCCCAGGGCATGCTCGTGTGTGAGGAGGTCCTCGCCCGCGTGGCTCGCGCCGTGGGCCTGCCTCCCGAGGAGGTGCGGGAGCGCAACCTCTACGCCGGCTCGGGCGAGACGAACACCACGCATTACGGGCAGGAGTTGGAGGACGAGCGCATGCCCCGGCTCTGGCGCGAGCTGAAGGAGTCCTCGGACTTCGCGCGGCGGCGGCAGGAGGTCGACGACTTCAACGCCCGCTCGCCCCGCATCAAGCGCGGCCTGGCGCTCACGCCGATGAAGTTCGGCATCTCCTTCACCGCCACGTTCCTCAACCAGGCCGGCGCGCTCGTCCACGTGTACCGCGACGGCTCGGTCATGGTGTCGCACGGCGGCACGGAGATGGGCCAGGGCCTGCACACCAAGGTGCAGGGCGTGGCCATGCGCGAACTGGGACTTCCCGCCAGCGCCGTGCGGATGGCGAAGACGGCCACCGACAAGGTGCCCAACACGTCCGCCACCGCTGCCTCCAGTGGCTCGGACCTGAACGGCGCGGCCGTGCGCAATGCGTGCGTCACCCTGCGCGAGCGGCTCGCCCCGGTGGCCGCGCGGCTGCTCGCCGAGAAGCACGGACGCAGCGTGGCTCCCGAGGCGCTGGTATTCCAGGACGGACGCGTGGGGCCCGCGGGCGAGCCCGAGGTGGCCCTGCCCTTCGCGGCGGTGGTGGAGGCCGCGTACCTGTCGCGCGTGGGGCTGTCGGTGACGGGCTACTACCAGACGCCGGGCATCGGCTACGACAAGGCGCGCGGCCGGGGCCGGCCCTTCCTCTACTTCGCCTATGGCGCCGCCGTGTGCGAGGTGGAGGTGGACGGCTACACCGGCATGAAGCGCGTGCTGCGCGTGGACCTGCTGGAGGACGTGGGCGACTCGCTCAACCCCGGCGTGGACCGCGGGCAGATTGAGGGCGGCTTCGTACAGGGGCTCGGGTGGCTCACCGGCGAAGACCTGAAGTGGGACGCCAATGGACGGCTGCTCACGCACTCGGCCAGTACGTACGCCGTGCCCGCGTTCAGCGACGCGCCCATCGACTTCCGCGTGCGGCTGATGGAGAAGGCTCGGCAGCACAACACCATTCATGGGAGCAAGGCCGTGGGTGAGCCGCCGCTGATGCTCGCCATGTCCGCTCGCGAGGCGCTGCGCGACGCGGTGGCCGCGTTCGGACAGGCCGGCGGCGAGGTGGAATTGGCCTCGCCCGCCACTCACGAGGCGCTGTTCCTCGCCATCCAGAAACGGCTGGCCGCCGGTGCGAAGGAGGACGGACGCGAGGCGGCGTAG